A single window of Gavia stellata isolate bGavSte3 chromosome 16, bGavSte3.hap2, whole genome shotgun sequence DNA harbors:
- the LOC104251509 gene encoding 5-phosphohydroxy-L-lysine phospho-lyase has protein sequence MRPAQRSREETLALRRQLIGSSCKLFFSHDPVKIVKAKGQYMYDENGRRYLDCINNVAHVGHCHPDVVKAAHEQNQLLNTNSRYLHDNLVDYAERLSKTLPEKLCIFYFLNSGSEANDLALRLARQYTKHEDVIVLDHAYHGHLTSLIDISPYKFRNLEGQKEWVHVAPVPDTYRGLYREDHEDSVTAYANEVKNIIEQAHKRGRKIAAFFVESLPSVGGQIIPPAGYFQKVAEHVRKAGGIFIADEIQVGFGRVGKHFWAFQLQGEDFIPDIVTMGKPIGNGHPIACVATTKEIAEAFAATGVEYFNTFGGNPVSCAIGLAVLDVIEKEHLQAHATEVGNFLIKLLKEQKIKHPIIGDVRGSGLFIGVDLIKDQAERTPATAEAEYLVTRLKEEYILLSTDGPGRNVLKFKPPMCFNMEDAKFVVDTIDKLLTDMEKECLNQ, from the exons ATGAGGCCGGCGCAGCGCTCCCGGGAGGAGACCCTGGCCCTGCGGCGGCAACTCATCGG CTCTTCCTgcaagctgtttttttctcatgatCCGGTGAAGATTGTAAAGGCAAAAGGCCAGTATATGTACGATGAGAATGGAAGACGGTACCTTGACTGCATAAATAATGTTGCTCACG TCGGACATTGTCACCCTGATGTAGTAAAAGCAGCCCATGAACAGAATCAATTGTTAAATACAAATTCCCGTTATCTTCATGACAACTTGGTTGATTATGCAGAGAGGCTTTCAAAAACGCTACCTGAGAAGTTatgcatcttttattttttgaattcAGG ATCTGAAGCTAACGATCTTGCCCTAAGACTGGCACGACAGTATACAAAACATGAAGATGTTATAGTTTTAGACCA TGCTTACCATGGACATCTGACATCCTTGATTGACATAAGCCCATATAAATTCAGAAATCTAGAAGGCCAAAAGGAATGGGTCCACGTG GCTCCTGTTCCAGACACATACAGAGGACTTTATAGAGAAGACCATGAAGATTCAGTAACAGCCTATGCTAATGAAGTGAAAAACATTATTGAGCAAGCACATAAGAGAGGCAGAAAG attgctgcattttttgttGAATCCCTGCCAAGCGTGGGTGGTCAAATCATTCCACCAGCAGGCTATTTTCAGAAGGTTGCAGA GCATGTGCGCAAGGCAGGAGGTATATTTATTGCTGATGAAATTCAAGTTGGCTTTGGCAGGGTTGGCAAGCACTTTTGGGCATTCCAGCTTCAAGGAGAAGATTTTATACCCGATATTGTCACTATGGGGAAACCCATAGGGAATGGGCACCCTATTGCCTGTGTAGCAACCACAAAAGAAATTGCAGAAGCATTCGCAGCCACAGGAGTAGAGTATTTTAATACG TTTGGAGGAAACCCTGTTTCATGTGCAATTGGATTAGCTGTGTTAGATGTGATTGAGAAGGAACACCTTCAGGCTCATGCCACAGAAGTGGGAAACTTCTTGATTAAGCTACTCAAGGAGCAGAAAATCAAGCATCCCATCATTGGTGATGTCAG gggTTCTGGCTTATTCATTGGAGTGGACTTAATCAAGGATCAAGCAGAAAGGACCCCAgccacagcagaagcagaatatCTCGTAACAAG ACTTAAGGAAGAATATATTCTACTGAGTACAGATGGGCCAGGAAGAAACGTGCTTAAATTCAAGCCCCCAATGTGCTTCAACATGGAGGATGCAAAGTTTGTTGTGGACACAATTGACAAACTACTAACAG ATATGGAAAAAGAATGTCTAAACCAATAG